The following coding sequences lie in one Kingella potus genomic window:
- a CDS encoding beta-ketoacyl-ACP synthase, which yields MTTPVYLSRPAATSALGSGLQTHIDALLNPSAQSPLTFSEQWVRGKSHAFGAANEALRPLPAGLPPEHASRNNQLLWHALAQIEPDIQAAAERYGSHRVAVVIGTSTSGADENIPLFAHAAQGGAWAGQPFKQLQHTMGAPAEFAAHVYGLHGLRYTVSTACTSGARALISAARLLRANLADAVLCGGADTLSPLTINGFAALEVLSDGIANPFSARRNGINIGEAAAAFVMTRDADFGGGMQLLGYGASSDAHHMSSPRPDGLGAAQAFQAALRHAALAPQDIGWINLHGTGTRHNDSMESRAVAQVFGSRTPCTSTKPSTGHTLGAAGALEAAFAWGIASRDTNPQGKLPPQLWDKQPDPELPPIALTDSSSAWQHARRIAASSSFAFGGSNAVLIIGEQ from the coding sequence ATGACCACCCCCGTTTATCTCAGCCGCCCCGCCGCCACCAGCGCGCTCGGCAGCGGTTTGCAAACCCATATCGACGCGCTGCTGAACCCGTCCGCCCAATCGCCGCTGACCTTTTCCGAGCAATGGGTGCGCGGCAAAAGCCACGCATTCGGCGCGGCAAACGAAGCCCTGCGCCCCCTGCCGGCCGGTTTGCCGCCCGAACACGCCAGCCGCAACAACCAACTGCTCTGGCACGCCCTCGCCCAAATCGAGCCCGACATTCAGGCTGCCGCCGAGCGGTACGGCAGCCACCGCGTTGCCGTGGTCATCGGCACCTCCACCAGCGGCGCAGACGAAAACATCCCCCTGTTTGCCCACGCAGCCCAAGGCGGCGCATGGGCAGGGCAGCCGTTCAAGCAATTGCAGCACACCATGGGCGCGCCCGCCGAATTTGCCGCCCATGTTTACGGGCTGCACGGGCTGCGCTACACCGTGTCCACCGCCTGCACATCGGGTGCGCGCGCACTCATCAGCGCGGCAAGGCTGCTGCGTGCCAACCTTGCCGATGCCGTGCTGTGCGGCGGCGCGGACACCCTGTCGCCGCTCACCATCAACGGCTTTGCCGCGCTGGAAGTGCTTTCAGACGGCATCGCCAACCCGTTTTCCGCCCGCCGCAACGGCATCAACATCGGCGAAGCCGCCGCCGCATTCGTGATGACGCGCGATGCCGATTTCGGCGGCGGAATGCAGCTTCTCGGCTACGGCGCAAGCAGCGATGCCCACCATATGTCCTCGCCGCGACCGGACGGCTTGGGCGCGGCACAAGCGTTTCAGGCTGCCCTGCGCCACGCCGCGCTCGCGCCGCAAGACATCGGCTGGATAAACCTGCACGGCACGGGCACGCGCCACAACGACAGCATGGAAAGCCGCGCCGTCGCCCAAGTATTCGGCAGCCGCACGCCCTGCACCTCCACCAAACCCAGCACAGGGCACACACTCGGCGCGGCAGGCGCATTGGAAGCCGCGTTCGCATGGGGCATCGCCAGCCGCGACACCAATCCGCAAGGCAAACTGCCGCCGCAGCTTTGGGACAAACAGCCCGACCCCGAACTGCCGCCCATCGCGCTCACCGACAGCAGCAGCGCATGGCAGCACGCACGGCGGATTGCCGCCAGCTCATCGTTTGCCTTCGGCGGCAGCAACGCGGTGCTCATCATCGGCGAACAGTAA
- a CDS encoding acyl carrier protein, whose translation MSEAEIRSLLADTLVSLFEIEPERIRPDTNLYEDLEIDSIDAIDLIDSIKRETGRKLNAEDFRNVRTVDDVVKAVLNVQAAAQAE comes from the coding sequence CTGAGCGAAGCCGAAATCCGCAGCCTGCTTGCCGACACGCTGGTCAGCCTGTTTGAAATAGAACCCGAGCGCATCCGCCCCGACACCAACCTGTATGAAGATTTGGAAATCGACAGCATAGACGCGATTGACCTCATCGACAGCATCAAACGCGAAACAGGGCGCAAGCTCAACGCCGAAGACTTCCGCAACGTACGCACCGTGGACGATGTGGTCAAAGCGGTGTTGAACGTGCAGGCGGCGGCGCAAGCCGAATAA